In Leifsonia sp. ZF2019, a genomic segment contains:
- a CDS encoding cell division protein PerM: MNRTTVALLAALEAVIVAAIGIGIALVPLTILWAAQYQLGADWLVVWRSAADIWLVGHGANLTVTLDAQTVATLGLPGAAKPFQVTIALLGFAVLTAGLGARTGARAAETTFRLTGALSAIAAFAAVAVIVTLTAGSALVVPSLWQGIVLPPFVYALGIAAGFGFAASRTSRAERAAGAADGPEPALNSVVIALRERLGGVPEVVRMGAAAAMRAGSAATAAVIGVAALILALLIFGNYGTIITMYEQLQAGALGGIALTLGQLAFLPNVVIWLASWLVGPGFAIGTGSSVSPLGTELGPLPGLPLFGVIPSGGYSFGLVGVVVPLLAGFLAAVLLRSRPWVRLPGGALPLFLTALGIGIVAGIELGLLAWWSSGALGPGRLHDVGPNPWLVGGIAAAEVAVAAVIGLMAGGRARR, from the coding sequence ATGAATCGCACAACCGTCGCCCTGCTCGCCGCACTGGAGGCGGTCATCGTGGCCGCGATCGGGATCGGGATCGCCCTCGTGCCGCTCACGATCCTGTGGGCGGCGCAGTACCAGCTCGGCGCGGATTGGCTGGTGGTGTGGCGGTCCGCGGCCGACATCTGGCTCGTCGGACACGGCGCCAACCTGACGGTGACGCTCGACGCGCAGACGGTGGCGACCCTGGGCCTGCCCGGAGCAGCGAAGCCGTTCCAGGTGACCATCGCGCTGCTCGGTTTCGCCGTGCTCACCGCCGGGCTGGGCGCGCGGACCGGTGCCCGCGCGGCCGAGACGACGTTCCGGCTCACCGGTGCACTCAGCGCCATCGCCGCTTTCGCGGCCGTCGCCGTCATCGTGACGCTCACGGCGGGGAGCGCGCTGGTCGTTCCCTCCCTGTGGCAGGGGATCGTCCTGCCGCCCTTCGTCTACGCCCTCGGAATCGCGGCGGGATTCGGCTTCGCCGCGTCGCGCACGTCGAGGGCCGAGCGTGCGGCGGGAGCGGCGGACGGCCCCGAGCCCGCCCTGAACTCCGTCGTCATCGCTCTGCGGGAGCGTCTCGGCGGCGTCCCCGAGGTCGTGCGGATGGGAGCGGCCGCCGCGATGCGCGCCGGCTCGGCCGCGACGGCTGCCGTCATCGGCGTCGCCGCGCTGATCCTCGCGCTGCTGATCTTCGGCAACTACGGCACGATCATCACCATGTACGAGCAGCTCCAGGCGGGGGCGCTCGGTGGGATCGCCCTCACCCTCGGACAGCTCGCGTTCCTGCCCAATGTGGTGATCTGGCTGGCCTCCTGGCTCGTCGGGCCCGGCTTCGCGATCGGGACCGGCTCATCGGTGAGCCCGCTCGGGACAGAGCTCGGACCGCTCCCCGGCCTTCCGCTCTTCGGCGTGATCCCCTCCGGCGGGTACTCCTTCGGCCTGGTCGGGGTGGTGGTGCCCCTTCTCGCGGGCTTCCTCGCGGCCGTGCTACTGCGCTCCCGTCCGTGGGTGCGTCTGCCGGGCGGAGCGCTGCCGCTCTTCCTGACCGCTCTCGGGATCGGTATCGTTGCGGGCATCGAGCTCGGACTGCTGGCCTGGTGGTCCTCCGGTGCTCTCGGCCCCGGCCGCCTGCACGACGTGGGACCGAACCCGTGGCTGGTCGGTGGGATCGCGGCGGCGGAGGTCGCTGTCGCGGCGGTCATCGGGCTCATGGCGGGAGGACGGGCGCGCAGATGA
- the sucC gene encoding ADP-forming succinate--CoA ligase subunit beta, with protein MDLYEYQARDLFEKYGVPVLPGIVADTPEDVRAAAEKLGGVTVVKAQVKVGGRGKAGGVKVAKTPDEAEEAAKAILGLDIKGHVVRRVMVAGGARIAREFYFSVLLDRANRSYLSLTSVEGGMEIEQLAVEKPEALARIEVDPGAGLDIAKATEIAKAAGFPDELVAKVADVFVKLYAVYTGEDATLVEVNPLVLTEEGDIIALDGKVTLDENASFRHPEHEALEDKDAADPLEAKAKASDLNYVKLDGEVGIIGNGAGLVMSTLDVVAYAGENHKGVKPANFLDIGGGASAEVMAAGLDVILGDPQVKSVFVNVFGGITACDAVANGIVKALEILGTEANKPLVVRLDGNNVDEGRRILTEANHPLVTLALTMDEGADKAAELAAK; from the coding sequence GTGGATCTATACGAGTACCAGGCCAGAGACCTGTTTGAGAAGTACGGTGTCCCGGTCCTGCCGGGCATCGTCGCAGACACCCCGGAGGACGTGCGAGCGGCCGCCGAGAAGCTCGGCGGCGTCACCGTGGTGAAGGCGCAGGTCAAGGTCGGCGGTCGCGGCAAGGCGGGCGGCGTCAAGGTCGCGAAGACGCCGGACGAGGCCGAGGAGGCCGCCAAGGCCATCCTGGGTCTGGACATCAAGGGGCACGTGGTCCGCCGCGTGATGGTCGCCGGTGGCGCCCGCATCGCCCGCGAGTTCTACTTCTCGGTGCTCCTCGACCGGGCCAACCGCTCCTACCTGTCGCTGACCAGCGTCGAGGGCGGCATGGAGATCGAGCAGCTCGCCGTCGAGAAGCCGGAGGCGCTCGCGCGCATCGAGGTCGACCCGGGCGCCGGCCTCGACATTGCCAAGGCCACCGAGATCGCGAAGGCCGCCGGCTTCCCGGACGAGCTCGTCGCGAAGGTCGCCGACGTGTTCGTGAAGCTCTACGCCGTCTACACCGGCGAGGACGCGACCCTGGTCGAGGTGAACCCGCTGGTCCTGACCGAGGAGGGCGACATCATCGCCCTCGACGGCAAGGTCACCCTCGACGAGAATGCGTCGTTCCGCCACCCCGAGCACGAGGCGCTCGAGGACAAGGACGCCGCCGACCCGCTCGAGGCCAAGGCCAAGGCGTCCGACCTCAACTACGTCAAGCTCGACGGCGAGGTCGGCATCATCGGAAACGGCGCAGGCCTCGTCATGTCGACGCTCGACGTCGTCGCCTACGCCGGTGAGAACCACAAGGGCGTCAAGCCCGCCAACTTCCTCGACATCGGCGGCGGGGCGTCGGCCGAGGTCATGGCGGCCGGCCTGGACGTCATCCTGGGCGACCCGCAGGTCAAGAGCGTGTTCGTGAACGTCTTCGGCGGCATCACCGCCTGCGACGCCGTCGCGAACGGCATCGTCAAAGCGCTCGAGATCCTCGGAACCGAGGCGAACAAGCCGCTGGTCGTCCGCCTCGACGGCAACAACGTCGACGAGGGCCGCCGCATCCTCACCGAGGCGAACCACCCGCTGGTGACCCTCGCACTCACCATGGACGAAGGCGCCGACAAGGCCGCCGAGCTGGCTGCGAAGTAA
- a CDS encoding threonine/serine ThrE exporter family protein, which produces MSPWLTPLQLPKLRLRRRSVDARQIVETPSAQLQEFLVLLGSALLAVGTASTDIQHTLGRVAVALGSPKASLIVFPTLIFVGMPGETQTRFEVAMPTGGEVRFDRAARIYGIVDRALEGTITAADGIAEVKAVIAAKPRFNRLVRVAGHGVASAGVALVLLGAETTSMLYALVLGMLVGAAKLIVRPGTYAAILLPVATAFLLALLVFALGNTVVIGEPLQVLVPPLVTLLPGALLTTGIQELAAGDMVAGSSRLVSGIAQLGFLAIGILAALTITGVPASAALLSTQPPLGAFQPWAGVLLFSVGIFLYYCGPRRSVYFLTLVLLVAYGAQLAGALLMGSVFSGFFGAFALTVVAYLVQSVPGAPPAVVCFLPAFWLLVPGATGLIRLTQSASGVDFDASSVPNLLGSIVSIALGVLVGTALFRQIYTIAPARWKLRLV; this is translated from the coding sequence ATGAGCCCGTGGCTGACGCCACTGCAGCTGCCGAAGCTGAGGCTCCGCAGACGGTCCGTGGACGCGCGGCAGATCGTCGAGACCCCGTCCGCGCAGCTCCAGGAGTTCCTGGTCCTGCTGGGCAGTGCGCTGCTCGCGGTCGGCACGGCGTCGACGGACATCCAGCACACTCTCGGCCGGGTGGCGGTGGCCCTCGGCTCGCCGAAGGCCAGTCTCATCGTCTTCCCGACGCTGATCTTCGTGGGGATGCCGGGCGAGACGCAGACACGATTCGAGGTCGCGATGCCGACAGGCGGCGAGGTGCGTTTCGACCGTGCCGCGCGCATCTACGGGATCGTCGACCGCGCGCTGGAGGGCACCATCACCGCGGCCGACGGCATCGCCGAGGTGAAGGCCGTCATCGCCGCGAAGCCGCGGTTCAACCGGCTCGTGCGGGTGGCCGGGCACGGCGTCGCCTCGGCCGGCGTGGCCCTCGTGCTGCTCGGCGCCGAGACGACGAGCATGCTCTACGCCCTCGTGCTCGGGATGCTGGTCGGCGCGGCCAAGCTGATCGTGCGCCCGGGCACCTACGCCGCGATCCTGCTCCCGGTCGCGACCGCGTTCCTCCTCGCCCTGCTGGTCTTCGCGCTGGGCAACACCGTCGTCATCGGCGAACCGCTGCAGGTGCTCGTACCGCCGCTGGTCACCCTGCTGCCGGGTGCCCTGCTGACGACGGGCATCCAGGAGCTGGCCGCAGGCGACATGGTGGCCGGCTCCAGCCGTCTCGTCTCGGGGATCGCCCAGCTCGGCTTCCTGGCCATCGGGATCCTGGCCGCGCTCACCATCACCGGTGTGCCGGCCTCCGCCGCGCTGCTGAGCACGCAGCCTCCGCTCGGGGCGTTCCAGCCGTGGGCCGGGGTGCTGCTGTTCTCGGTCGGGATCTTCCTCTACTACTGCGGACCCCGGCGCTCGGTGTACTTCCTGACCCTGGTGCTGCTCGTGGCCTACGGCGCGCAGCTGGCGGGCGCCCTGCTCATGGGCTCCGTGTTCAGCGGCTTCTTCGGCGCGTTCGCACTGACCGTGGTCGCCTACCTGGTGCAGTCGGTGCCCGGCGCGCCCCCGGCCGTCGTCTGCTTCCTTCCCGCGTTCTGGTTGCTCGTGCCGGGCGCGACGGGACTCATCCGGCTCACGCAGAGCGCGAGCGGCGTCGATTTCGACGCCAGCAGCGTGCCGAACCTCCTCGGCTCGATCGTGTCGATCGCGTTGGGGGTGCTGGTGGGGACCGCGCTGTTCCGCCAGATCTACACGATCGCGCCGGCTCGCTGGAAGCTGCGGCTGGTCTGA
- the sucD gene encoding succinate--CoA ligase subunit alpha: MSIFLNKDSKVIVQGITGGEGTKHTALMLKAGTNVVGGVNARKAGTTVTHGDVELPVFGTVVEAIEKTGADVSIIFVPPAFAKDAMVEAIDAEIPLLVVITEGIPVQDSAEAWAYAKEKGNKTRIIGPNCPGIITPGESLVGITPATITGKGPIGLVSKSGTLTYQMMYELRDLGFSTAIGIGGDPIIGTTHIDALAAFEADPETKAIVMIGEIGGDAEERAADFIKANVTKPVVGYVAGFTAPEGKTMGHAGAIVSGSAGTAQAKKEALEAAGVKVGKTPSETAALLREVYAAL; encoded by the coding sequence ATGTCTATCTTCCTCAACAAGGACTCGAAGGTCATCGTCCAGGGCATCACCGGCGGTGAGGGCACCAAGCACACCGCGCTGATGCTGAAGGCGGGCACGAACGTCGTCGGTGGCGTGAACGCCCGCAAGGCCGGCACCACCGTCACGCACGGGGATGTCGAGCTGCCGGTCTTCGGCACCGTCGTCGAGGCGATCGAGAAGACCGGCGCGGACGTGTCGATCATCTTCGTCCCCCCGGCGTTCGCCAAGGACGCGATGGTCGAGGCCATCGACGCCGAGATCCCGCTCCTGGTCGTCATCACCGAGGGCATCCCGGTGCAGGACTCCGCCGAGGCGTGGGCGTACGCCAAGGAGAAGGGCAACAAGACCCGGATCATCGGTCCCAACTGCCCCGGCATCATCACTCCGGGCGAGTCGCTGGTCGGCATCACCCCGGCGACGATCACGGGCAAGGGCCCGATCGGGCTCGTGTCGAAGTCGGGCACGCTCACCTACCAGATGATGTACGAGCTGCGCGACCTCGGCTTCTCGACGGCGATCGGCATCGGCGGCGACCCGATCATCGGGACGACACACATCGACGCGCTCGCCGCGTTCGAGGCCGACCCGGAGACCAAGGCGATCGTCATGATCGGCGAGATCGGCGGCGACGCGGAGGAGCGCGCGGCCGACTTCATCAAGGCGAACGTCACCAAGCCGGTCGTCGGCTACGTGGCGGGCTTCACCGCCCCCGAGGGCAAGACGATGGGCCACGCAGGCGCCATCGTCTCCGGCTCGGCCGGCACCGCCCAGGCCAAGAAGGAGGCCCTGGAGGCCGCGGGCGTGAAGGTCGGCAAGACGCCGTCCGAGACCGCCGCGCTGCTGCGCGAGGTCTACGCCGCTCTCTGA